One genomic region from Flagellimonas oceani encodes:
- a CDS encoding DUF5723 family protein: MISKNTFLNLVLLLFSYVLSAQSYVGFLEDNYNGVHGIISNPANIADSNLKMDVNIFGISALYANDYLGFNLGDAFGNASEAFDNAETFPTTNNFLAFNVDVMGPSVMLSMSKKHSLAIFTRGRGIFSVNDANGNLLEKEGGFDENEDFSLVEDDISGTFTAWGEIGATYARVLLDDKEHFLKGGASLKYVQGLANAYITGSDISVDYNSATEEVTTTGQLRYGNTGEVDEQGHIGDAFDANAGTGIGADLGFVYEWRPDHEAFTKLKSDGTTVVNRGVNKYKVKLGVSVTDIGTIGNVDGIDRIYDLNKTQDADNFDGDVLEEALVDNFDIISERTAVSYTLPTALHTNIDWNVTRRLYMNFNGDMSLTPKDGTNIGRIINQYRLTPRFETTWLAVYSPLSIIQGGTFQWGAGLRLGPIYLGSGSILSSLVGENTKALDLYAGLKVPIYHNKLKDKDNDGIINQEDRCPETPGPVENQGCPWEDTDADGVLDKDDDCPDVAGPEENNGCPWKDTDEDGILDKDDECPEVAGPKEFNGCPDTDSDGIEDRNDRCPQTPGTIEYNGCPDTDGDTIPDVDDQCPQVAGTIANNGCPEVTAEVQKQLNDYARTILFDTGKATIKPESVSVMVDIIQILNEYPNAKFTVEGHTDSVGRNTTNQNLSEARANSVRDFLINEGISGSRLSAIGYGEDKPIASNATKLGRQQNRRVEINLIK, translated from the coding sequence ATGATTTCAAAGAATACTTTTTTGAACTTGGTCCTACTCTTGTTCTCGTACGTGCTATCCGCACAATCGTACGTTGGTTTTTTGGAGGACAATTACAACGGTGTGCATGGAATTATTTCCAACCCGGCCAACATTGCCGACTCCAACCTTAAAATGGACGTAAACATTTTTGGCATAAGCGCATTGTATGCAAACGATTACTTAGGCTTTAACCTCGGCGATGCCTTTGGCAATGCAAGTGAAGCTTTTGATAACGCAGAAACATTCCCGACAACCAATAACTTTTTAGCCTTTAACGTGGATGTAATGGGTCCATCCGTAATGCTGAGCATGAGCAAAAAACATTCTCTCGCGATTTTTACTCGCGGAAGAGGTATTTTCTCCGTTAACGATGCCAACGGGAACCTTTTGGAAAAAGAAGGCGGTTTTGACGAAAACGAAGATTTTTCGCTGGTTGAAGATGACATTTCGGGAACGTTTACCGCATGGGGAGAAATCGGGGCAACGTATGCCCGCGTACTCTTGGATGACAAAGAACACTTTCTTAAGGGTGGAGCCTCCCTTAAATATGTTCAAGGACTGGCAAACGCATATATAACCGGTTCGGATATTTCGGTGGATTACAATTCCGCCACCGAAGAAGTAACCACAACTGGCCAACTACGATATGGCAATACAGGAGAAGTAGATGAACAGGGGCACATCGGGGATGCCTTTGATGCAAACGCAGGTACAGGTATTGGGGCCGACCTTGGCTTTGTATATGAATGGAGGCCAGATCACGAAGCATTTACCAAATTGAAAAGTGACGGTACTACCGTGGTCAACCGTGGAGTTAACAAGTATAAAGTGAAGTTAGGTGTTTCGGTAACGGACATTGGTACCATAGGCAATGTAGATGGTATCGATAGAATTTATGACTTGAACAAAACCCAAGATGCCGATAATTTTGACGGTGACGTACTGGAAGAAGCACTAGTGGATAACTTCGACATTATATCCGAAAGAACAGCAGTGAGCTATACCCTTCCAACAGCACTGCACACCAACATAGATTGGAATGTAACGCGACGATTGTACATGAACTTTAACGGGGATATGTCACTCACCCCTAAAGATGGTACCAACATTGGCCGGATTATAAACCAATACAGGCTTACACCGAGATTTGAGACCACATGGTTGGCGGTGTATTCGCCACTCAGCATCATTCAAGGAGGTACGTTCCAATGGGGAGCTGGATTACGATTGGGGCCTATCTATTTAGGTTCCGGCTCCATTCTTTCATCATTGGTCGGTGAAAATACCAAAGCCTTAGATCTATACGCAGGACTTAAAGTTCCTATCTATCATAATAAATTAAAGGATAAGGACAACGACGGCATCATCAACCAAGAGGACAGATGCCCGGAAACTCCTGGGCCAGTGGAAAACCAAGGTTGCCCATGGGAAGATACCGATGCGGACGGAGTTTTGGATAAGGATGATGACTGCCCAGACGTTGCCGGACCGGAAGAAAACAACGGATGCCCATGGAAAGATACCGACGAGGATGGAATTTTGGACAAGGATGATGAATGCCCTGAAGTAGCAGGACCGAAAGAATTTAACGGTTGTCCCGATACCGACTCGGATGGAATCGAGGACAGAAACGATCGTTGCCCGCAAACTCCAGGCACTATTGAATACAATGGGTGCCCGGATACAGATGGAGACACCATTCCCGATGTGGATGACCAATGTCCGCAAGTAGCAGGGACCATAGCCAACAATGGCTGTCCAGAAGTGACCGCCGAAGTGCAAAAACAGTTGAACGATTATGCCAGGACCATTCTGTTCGATACCGGAAAGGCCACCATTAAACCAGAATCCGTTTCCGTAATGGTCGACATCATCCAAATATTGAACGAATATCCAAATGCCAAGTTTACCGTGGAAGGACATACAGATAGTGTTGGCAGAAACACCACAAACCAAAACCTATCGGAAGCCAGGGCCAACTCCGTACGCGATTTCTTGATCAACGAAGGGATATCCGGCAGCAGATTATCTGCAATAGGTTATGGAGAGGACAAACCAATTGCCTCTAACGCAACCAAACTTGGTAGACAACAAAATAGACGAGTAGAGATCAATTTGATCAAATAA
- a CDS encoding YegP family protein: MGKFEISTDKAGKFRFNLKAGNGQIILSSQGYTTKSACENGIDSVKKHSQDDDNFERNTAKDGSPYFNLKASNGQVIGNSEMYSSDSAMENGIASVKKNAPDASVEEIS, from the coding sequence ATGGGAAAATTTGAGATTAGCACGGATAAGGCCGGAAAGTTCAGGTTCAATTTAAAAGCTGGAAACGGTCAAATTATTTTAAGCAGCCAAGGATACACCACCAAATCTGCTTGCGAAAATGGCATCGATTCTGTAAAAAAGCATTCACAGGACGATGACAATTTTGAAAGAAATACAGCGAAAGACGGAAGTCCATACTTCAATTTAAAAGCATCCAACGGGCAGGTTATCGGAAACAGCGAAATGTATTCCAGCGATTCGGCCATGGAAAATGGCATTGCATCCGTCAAAAAAAATGCGCCGGACGCTTCAGTGGAAGAAATTTCCTAA
- a CDS encoding glutamate-5-semialdehyde dehydrogenase yields the protein MKLLKTDLKNKVLKDMERILDENRDELLQANKKDLDAFNRDDQALYDRLVVDQKKVDQMIQAVQEVRVQDDPVNKEISTRELDNGLKIINRTAPFGTIMIIYESRPDVTIEAAVLAFKANNKILLKGGKEAYHSNKALVKFWHKALAENGLSEDFIQFMEMDRTQTQEFLRNPDQDLDLIVPRGGERLIAFVKEHAKCAVLISGRGNNFLYVHKEADWEKSLKVILNAKTHKISACNALDKILVDTQIDGYEEKLKELQQVLTANNVSITVDDKVKKTLTNEDTITDESIWQEEFLAMKCVIGAVNNIDEAVQKINKNSGGHSASIMTENNEVAKTFMENVDCAAVYQNASTRFTDGGQMGVGAELAISTDKLHHRGPLGLKQLVTNKYYVFGDGQIRV from the coding sequence ATGAAATTATTAAAAACAGATTTAAAAAATAAAGTATTAAAAGATATGGAGCGCATCCTCGATGAAAATCGGGATGAATTGCTCCAAGCGAACAAAAAAGATTTGGACGCATTCAACCGCGACGATCAGGCATTGTACGATCGTTTGGTGGTGGACCAAAAGAAAGTGGATCAAATGATTCAGGCCGTACAAGAGGTTCGCGTACAAGATGACCCCGTTAACAAAGAAATCTCTACAAGGGAATTGGACAACGGTTTAAAGATCATCAACAGAACGGCACCTTTTGGCACCATAATGATCATTTATGAGTCCCGCCCCGATGTTACCATCGAGGCAGCCGTATTGGCGTTCAAGGCCAACAACAAAATATTGCTCAAAGGCGGTAAAGAGGCCTATCACAGTAATAAGGCACTGGTAAAGTTTTGGCACAAGGCCTTGGCAGAAAACGGACTGTCCGAAGATTTTATCCAGTTTATGGAAATGGACAGGACCCAAACACAGGAATTCTTGAGGAACCCGGACCAAGATCTGGACCTTATCGTACCCCGTGGTGGCGAGCGACTTATTGCCTTTGTAAAAGAACACGCCAAGTGTGCGGTCCTCATCAGCGGTAGAGGGAACAATTTCCTCTATGTGCACAAGGAAGCCGATTGGGAAAAAAGCTTAAAAGTGATTTTGAATGCAAAAACCCATAAAATCTCGGCATGCAACGCATTGGACAAGATTTTAGTGGATACCCAGATTGATGGTTATGAGGAAAAGCTCAAGGAATTGCAGCAGGTACTCACGGCCAACAATGTCTCCATTACGGTTGATGATAAAGTCAAAAAAACCTTGACCAACGAGGATACCATTACCGATGAATCCATTTGGCAAGAAGAGTTTTTGGCCATGAAGTGCGTAATCGGTGCCGTAAACAATATTGACGAAGCCGTACAGAAAATCAATAAAAATTCCGGCGGGCACTCCGCTTCCATAATGACGGAGAACAATGAGGTTGCCAAAACCTTTATGGAAAACGTGGACTGTGCCGCAGTGTACCAAAATGCCTCCACCCGATTTACAGATGGTGGACAAATGGGCGTTGGCGCGGAATTGGCCATCAGTACGGATAAATTGCACCACCGTGGTCCGCTGGGCCTAAAACAATTGGTCACCAACAAATACTATGTATTTGGCGATGGGCAGATCAGGGTGTAA
- the proB gene encoding glutamate 5-kinase, whose amino-acid sequence MYKELVVIKVGTNVMTNKDNRIVRPVLNNLVQQIAELYERDIMTILVSSGSVIAGKEVLGKAKIKDKTQRRQVYSAIGQPRMMRHYYNIFNDYGMKCAQVLPTKRDFNPGVHRDNMINCLEGLLSEGVIPIANEDDAVSVSMSMFSDNDELATLLAQLMKADRLILMTDIDGLYDGHPEKADSKVIDKVEPKEDLDKYIEEGNKQEGEGRGGMGSKLSYAQKAAAADIPSYIVNGKRENVILDIIEGKNVGTEVSK is encoded by the coding sequence ATGTACAAAGAACTAGTGGTCATTAAAGTAGGTACTAATGTGATGACCAATAAAGACAATAGAATAGTTAGACCTGTACTCAACAATTTGGTACAACAAATTGCTGAGCTATACGAACGAGACATCATGACCATTTTGGTCTCCTCCGGATCGGTAATCGCCGGTAAAGAGGTGCTGGGAAAAGCCAAGATCAAGGACAAGACCCAACGTAGGCAAGTATATTCCGCGATTGGGCAACCCAGAATGATGAGGCATTACTATAACATATTCAATGATTACGGAATGAAGTGTGCCCAGGTACTCCCTACCAAAAGGGATTTTAACCCTGGCGTGCACCGCGATAACATGATCAATTGTTTGGAAGGGCTCCTTTCCGAAGGGGTTATTCCGATAGCCAATGAGGATGATGCCGTTTCCGTATCCATGTCCATGTTTTCGGACAACGATGAGCTAGCAACCCTGCTGGCACAGTTGATGAAGGCAGACAGACTTATCCTAATGACGGATATCGATGGACTATACGATGGGCATCCGGAAAAGGCCGATTCCAAAGTAATCGACAAAGTTGAGCCAAAGGAAGACTTGGACAAATACATAGAGGAAGGAAACAAACAAGAAGGTGAAGGCCGAGGCGGTATGGGCTCCAAATTGAGCTACGCCCAAAAAGCCGCAGCAGCCGATATCCCTTCCTACATCGTCAATGGAAAGCGCGAAAACGTAATCTTGGATATAATCGAAGGAAAGAACGTAGGAACAGAAGTTTCAAAATAA
- the proC gene encoding pyrroline-5-carboxylate reductase: protein MKVLVIGAGNMGLTYATGMSKSKLLKKGNIMVLDKSKEKLEEVGKIAYFDAIDKLEDCVPQADIIFLAVKPYHSEELFQRMKKLVNPEQLFISIMAGVTINFIQESLGVKKVVRAMPNLPAQVGKGLTSYVSAEEVSRLELFMVEGLLDTTGKSLRVKNEKYIDASTGISGSGPAYVFYFMQSMMEAALQMGFSENVSKVLVSQTFTGAVELFNQNNLNPDTWMEMVASKGGTTRAALDSMEDNNVNELIKEAAFAAFGRAVELGEEY, encoded by the coding sequence ATGAAAGTATTGGTTATTGGCGCAGGTAACATGGGGCTTACCTATGCCACAGGTATGTCTAAATCCAAATTGCTGAAAAAAGGCAACATCATGGTGCTGGACAAGTCAAAGGAAAAATTGGAAGAAGTAGGTAAGATCGCCTATTTCGATGCCATAGACAAACTCGAGGATTGTGTTCCACAGGCGGACATCATCTTTTTGGCCGTAAAACCCTATCATTCCGAAGAGCTGTTTCAGCGCATGAAAAAACTGGTGAACCCCGAACAATTGTTCATATCCATTATGGCAGGGGTCACCATCAACTTTATCCAAGAATCCTTGGGGGTCAAAAAAGTAGTGAGGGCCATGCCCAATTTGCCCGCCCAGGTAGGCAAAGGGCTTACCAGCTACGTATCCGCAGAAGAGGTTTCGCGCTTGGAACTTTTTATGGTTGAAGGATTACTGGATACCACGGGAAAATCCCTTAGGGTCAAAAATGAAAAATATATTGATGCATCCACGGGAATTTCTGGAAGTGGTCCCGCCTATGTTTTCTACTTTATGCAGAGCATGATGGAGGCCGCGCTACAAATGGGATTCTCAGAAAATGTTTCCAAAGTACTGGTGAGCCAAACATTTACCGGTGCCGTGGAACTGTTCAACCAGAACAACCTTAACCCCGACACGTGGATGGAGATGGTGGCCTCCAAAGGAGGTACTACCAGGGCCGCCCTGGATTCCATGGAAGACAACAACGTAAACGAATTAATCAAAGAAGCCGCCTTTGCAGCGTTCGGAAGAGCTGTTGAACTGGGCGAAGAATACTAA
- the rpsU gene encoding 30S ribosomal protein S21, which yields MLKIEVKPGESIERALKRYKRKYRNTKRLDQIRSRQEYTKKSVERRKTLKKAQYKEQFLNEQEDQ from the coding sequence ATGTTAAAAATTGAAGTTAAGCCAGGCGAAAGTATTGAAAGGGCTCTAAAACGCTATAAAAGAAAGTACAGGAACACAAAGCGTTTGGACCAGATACGAAGCCGTCAAGAATACACAAAAAAATCGGTGGAACGCCGTAAAACACTTAAAAAAGCACAATACAAGGAACAATTCCTGAACGAACAGGAAGACCAATAA
- a CDS encoding GNAT family N-acetyltransferase, which translates to MVIKTYDAYTRLSTMEADRYANFLFDHQEGKRATKKAIRKAIQYSTKDIPGLGGYVFAMENKDEILGLAVVNKTGMGDYIPENFLVFFVIHRDHRNDDIEQKLLDYTLQYCKGDVAVHITGENQYPNKEFFENKGFSATHLEMRLNR; encoded by the coding sequence ATGGTAATCAAAACCTACGATGCCTACACAAGGCTTTCTACCATGGAAGCCGACCGATATGCCAACTTTCTCTTTGACCATCAAGAAGGTAAAAGAGCCACAAAAAAAGCCATAAGAAAGGCCATACAATATTCTACCAAAGATATTCCCGGACTTGGCGGATATGTCTTCGCCATGGAGAACAAGGATGAGATTTTGGGTTTGGCAGTTGTGAACAAAACAGGGATGGGAGATTATATCCCGGAGAATTTCTTGGTATTCTTTGTGATACACAGAGACCATAGAAACGACGATATAGAGCAAAAACTATTGGACTATACCCTCCAATATTGCAAAGGGGACGTTGCCGTTCACATTACAGGTGAAAACCAGTATCCGAACAAAGAATTTTTTGAGAACAAAGGGTTCAGCGCAACCCATTTAGAAATGAGATTGAACAGATAA
- a CDS encoding helix-turn-helix domain-containing protein, with product MKTNALNTVQLKNMFGQFQKNMGGDLHTLPNREYTLDINNDLGHGSIKGIAFKGGISYMEFDIEFYKEVLIITSSPEHSPICFAYCSQGQIAHSFGRHGKKTELESFQTGILTSRSLQDHILHFDKSVNLKMILIIVNPSEHKDTGKNLNKKLQKLFFKDRVADNFVYVGSHNLKVADKIHQLKSISAEGIAKKLMVEGLVHMVLALEIQQHSDDLKNADLRNSTLTKRERGMIQEVSEFIRNYIERKLSISYLCKKSGLSPSKLQEGFKLMHGTTVTDYIRDVRIQKAEDLIKNTDLNVSQVVYSIGFISRSYFSKIFKAKYNCSPKEYKDKQSAYAIPG from the coding sequence ATGAAAACAAACGCATTAAATACCGTACAGCTCAAAAATATGTTTGGGCAATTCCAAAAAAACATGGGCGGCGATCTGCATACCTTACCGAATAGAGAATACACTTTGGACATCAACAACGATCTTGGACATGGCTCCATTAAAGGAATAGCGTTTAAGGGCGGTATCTCCTATATGGAGTTCGATATTGAATTTTACAAAGAGGTGTTGATAATCACCAGTTCACCGGAGCATTCCCCCATTTGCTTTGCCTATTGTTCGCAAGGGCAAATAGCACATAGCTTTGGGAGGCACGGGAAAAAAACCGAGCTGGAGAGTTTTCAAACCGGTATATTGACCAGTAGGAGCCTGCAGGATCATATATTGCACTTTGATAAATCCGTTAACCTGAAGATGATCTTGATCATCGTAAATCCTTCGGAACACAAGGATACCGGTAAAAACCTGAACAAAAAACTGCAAAAGCTTTTCTTTAAGGACCGGGTGGCCGATAACTTTGTGTATGTTGGGTCGCACAATTTAAAGGTAGCGGACAAAATACATCAGCTTAAAAGTATTTCGGCCGAAGGAATTGCCAAAAAACTAATGGTCGAAGGTTTGGTACACATGGTACTGGCATTGGAAATACAGCAGCATTCCGACGACCTGAAAAATGCCGACCTGCGCAACTCTACTTTGACCAAAAGGGAAAGAGGGATGATCCAAGAGGTTTCCGAATTTATCCGCAACTATATTGAAAGGAAGCTTTCCATCTCCTATCTATGCAAAAAAAGCGGCCTGTCACCGTCAAAACTACAAGAAGGCTTTAAATTGATGCACGGCACAACGGTGACCGATTACATTAGGGACGTGAGAATTCAAAAAGCGGAGGATTTGATAAAAAATACCGATCTGAATGTCTCGCAGGTCGTTTATAGTATTGGATTTATCAGTAGGAGCTATTTCTCCAAGATCTTTAAGGCAAAGTACAACTGTAGCCCAAAAGAATATAAGGACAAGCAAAGTGCCTATGCCATTCCGGGCTAG
- a CDS encoding helix-turn-helix domain-containing protein, with protein sequence MDLPAFVPFVIIAMNISLKYDVHSACKAILRQQLDKLHIPYKVYSSKEIEIERNLTAEETEMLVESLGQYNMQVLSCHKTDLVQRIKNAIEEMLVNDLMCVMNVSSYLADQLNYSYAHLSSLFSEVAHTSIENFVILRKIDHAKELMLTTNLTLTEIAYRLNYCSVAHLSNQFKKTTGFTPTQFQKIVKMRRENHV encoded by the coding sequence GTGGATTTACCTGCCTTTGTCCCATTTGTCATTATAGCCATGAATATCAGTCTAAAATATGATGTGCACAGCGCTTGTAAAGCAATATTGCGGCAACAGCTGGACAAATTGCATATTCCGTACAAGGTTTACAGTTCTAAAGAAATAGAGATTGAACGAAACCTTACCGCAGAGGAAACGGAAATGCTTGTTGAAAGCTTGGGCCAATATAATATGCAGGTATTGAGCTGCCATAAAACAGATTTGGTACAGCGCATTAAAAATGCCATTGAAGAAATGTTGGTGAACGACCTTATGTGCGTAATGAATGTTTCTTCTTACTTGGCAGACCAATTGAACTATTCCTACGCCCATTTATCCAGTCTTTTTTCGGAGGTTGCCCACACCTCGATAGAAAACTTTGTGATTCTCCGAAAAATAGACCATGCCAAGGAACTTATGCTAACCACCAACCTCACGCTCACCGAAATTGCCTATCGGCTAAATTATTGTAGCGTTGCCCACTTATCCAATCAGTTCAAAAAGACGACCGGGTTCACTCCCACCCAGTTCCAAAAAATCGTAAAAATGCGAAGGGAAAACCATGTATGA
- a CDS encoding MgtC/SapB family protein, whose amino-acid sequence MINFTLKIALAVLSGLLIGLEREYKGKNAGLKTNTLVAVGACVYVLISLQFYGEEYADITRVLSQVVTGMGFLGAGVILQKEKEDKIKGLTTAATLWCSGGAGCLAATAMFVELGILTVVVVVINIVFGYVDDKIEGEK is encoded by the coding sequence GTGATCAATTTTACCTTAAAGATCGCCCTGGCCGTACTATCCGGGTTATTGATCGGCCTGGAGCGTGAATACAAGGGCAAGAATGCCGGCCTTAAGACCAATACACTTGTTGCGGTCGGGGCATGTGTGTACGTTCTTATATCCTTACAGTTTTATGGTGAAGAATACGCTGATATTACCAGGGTGTTGAGCCAAGTGGTAACCGGAATGGGCTTTTTGGGCGCCGGAGTGATCTTGCAAAAGGAAAAAGAGGATAAAATAAAGGGACTCACAACCGCGGCCACCTTATGGTGCAGTGGGGGAGCAGGCTGTTTGGCGGCCACGGCCATGTTTGTGGAACTCGGCATATTAACGGTCGTGGTAGTGGTCATAAACATAGTTTTTGGTTATGTAGATGATAAAATAGAAGGCGAAAAATAA
- a CDS encoding flavodoxin reductase produces MKEHVVKIKSITFINYNVLRIVVERPDDYDFEPGQATEVSINQDKWKDEKRPFTFTSLPTDRVLEFTIKIYPEHNGVTEKLSKLEKGDELILREVFGAIKFKGDGIFLAGGAGVTPFISILRSLEYEDKLGNNQLIFANTTKKDIFLEEEFNNLLGNRYTNILSEEETQKYAKGYMDKDFLKSKIPHFSQFFYVCGPMEMINSVVEDLKELGADDDKIVTEEY; encoded by the coding sequence ATGAAAGAGCATGTTGTAAAAATCAAATCCATAACATTCATTAATTACAATGTTTTGAGAATCGTTGTAGAAAGGCCCGACGATTATGATTTTGAACCCGGTCAGGCCACCGAGGTCTCCATTAATCAAGACAAATGGAAAGATGAAAAAAGGCCGTTTACCTTTACAAGTTTGCCCACGGACAGGGTGTTGGAGTTTACCATCAAGATTTATCCCGAACACAATGGCGTGACCGAAAAACTATCCAAACTGGAAAAAGGCGACGAGCTTATCCTAAGGGAGGTGTTCGGGGCCATCAAATTTAAGGGCGACGGTATATTTTTGGCAGGAGGGGCCGGTGTTACCCCTTTCATTTCCATATTGAGGTCCCTAGAGTACGAAGATAAATTGGGCAACAACCAATTGATATTCGCCAATACCACCAAAAAGGATATTTTTCTTGAAGAGGAGTTTAATAATCTATTGGGAAACAGGTACACCAATATCCTTTCCGAAGAAGAAACCCAAAAATATGCCAAGGGCTATATGGACAAGGATTTTTTAAAATCCAAAATTCCACATTTTTCACAGTTCTTTTATGTATGTGGCCCGATGGAAATGATCAATAGCGTAGTGGAAGACCTTAAGGAACTCGGGGCCGACGACGACAAAATCGTTACCGAGGAATATTAA
- a CDS encoding type 1 glutamine amidotransferase domain-containing protein, protein MKLKEKRIAILATDGFEQSELFEPLEKLKSEGATVDIISDKEGEIKSWNKTDWGKSIKVDKTVDSAHILDYDALVLPGGVMNPDTLRTHTLALNFVKGFFERSKPVAAICHAPWLLIDADVIDGRKVTSYKSIKQDVINAGGLWEDKEVVVDSGLVTSRNPGDLPAFCSKIVEEVLEGKHEGQHA, encoded by the coding sequence ATGAAATTGAAAGAAAAACGAATTGCCATTTTGGCCACGGACGGTTTTGAACAGTCGGAATTGTTTGAACCTTTGGAAAAATTAAAGTCCGAAGGGGCTACCGTGGACATTATTTCCGATAAGGAAGGTGAAATAAAATCCTGGAACAAAACGGATTGGGGAAAGAGCATTAAGGTTGATAAAACCGTGGATTCCGCCCACATACTTGATTATGATGCCTTGGTTCTGCCCGGCGGCGTAATGAATCCGGATACATTACGGACCCATACGCTCGCACTTAACTTTGTTAAAGGCTTTTTTGAAAGAAGCAAACCGGTTGCCGCGATTTGCCACGCTCCCTGGCTTTTAATAGATGCCGATGTTATTGATGGACGTAAAGTGACCTCTTATAAGAGCATTAAACAAGATGTCATCAATGCCGGTGGACTTTGGGAGGATAAAGAGGTCGTGGTCGACAGTGGATTGGTAACAAGCCGAAACCCAGGAGACCTGCCCGCTTTTTGCAGCAAGATCGTAGAAGAGGTATTGGAAGGCAAGCACGAAGGGCAACATGCCTAA